One Chengkuizengella sediminis DNA segment encodes these proteins:
- the aroC gene encoding chorismate synthase produces MRYLTAGETHGPQLTAIIEGMPSNLKINFEEINRELQRRQKGYGRGRRMQIEKDAANIVGGVRHGKSTGAPIALVVENKDWTHWTTVMNIEPIEGSDEEKRRVHRPRPGHADLNGGLKYNHKDLRNVLERSSARETAARVAVGAVAKQLLAEFGIKVAGQVIRIGEVEAKVQNIPIDELIRVTEESPVRVVDKEAEAKMIAHIDQVKKEGDSIGGIVECIIEGVPIGLGSHVQWDRKLDGRIAQAVVSINAFKGCEIGIGFEAGSIRGSQVHDEILYTPEKGYHRKTNRLGGFEGGMTNGEPIVVRGVMKPIPTLYKPLASVDIDTKEPFTAQVERSDSCAVPAASVVMEHVVAWELASALMEKFGGDSIEEVRNNINNYLEQLERY; encoded by the coding sequence GTGAGATATTTAACAGCCGGTGAAACACATGGACCTCAGTTAACTGCAATTATTGAAGGTATGCCAAGTAATTTGAAAATTAATTTTGAAGAAATAAATAGAGAGTTGCAGCGACGTCAAAAAGGGTATGGACGCGGTAGAAGAATGCAAATTGAGAAGGATGCAGCAAACATAGTAGGTGGAGTAAGACATGGGAAATCTACAGGAGCTCCAATTGCATTAGTTGTAGAAAATAAAGACTGGACACATTGGACAACAGTGATGAATATAGAGCCAATTGAAGGATCAGACGAAGAAAAAAGACGCGTGCATAGACCTCGTCCAGGACATGCAGACCTCAACGGAGGCTTGAAATATAATCATAAAGATTTAAGAAATGTACTTGAACGTTCTAGTGCTAGAGAAACGGCAGCAAGGGTAGCGGTAGGTGCTGTTGCAAAACAACTTCTTGCTGAATTCGGAATTAAAGTTGCAGGTCAAGTTATTCGTATAGGGGAAGTGGAAGCGAAAGTCCAAAATATTCCAATTGATGAATTGATCCGTGTCACAGAAGAATCTCCAGTAAGAGTAGTAGATAAAGAAGCAGAAGCAAAAATGATTGCTCATATTGATCAAGTGAAAAAAGAAGGAGACTCCATTGGTGGTATTGTGGAGTGTATCATAGAAGGTGTTCCGATTGGTCTTGGAAGTCATGTTCAGTGGGATCGCAAGTTGGATGGACGAATTGCCCAAGCTGTTGTATCCATCAATGCTTTTAAAGGCTGTGAGATTGGGATTGGTTTTGAAGCAGGCTCAATTCGAGGCTCACAAGTACATGATGAGATTTTATATACCCCAGAAAAAGGGTATCATCGTAAGACGAATCGTTTAGGTGGATTTGAAGGTGGCATGACTAATGGTGAACCCATAGTTGTTAGAGGAGTAATGAAACCTATTCCTACATTATACAAACCTTTGGCAAGTGTAGATATTGATACAAAGGAACCATTTACAGCTCAAGTTGAACGTTCTGACAGCTGTGCTGTACCAGCTGCTAGTGTAGTTATGGAACATGTTGTAGCATGGGAACTAGCAAGTGCATTGATGGAAAAATTCGGTGGAGACTCCATTGAAGAGGTTCGTAATAATATAAATAATTACTTAGAGCAGTTGGAGCGTTACTAA
- the trpD gene encoding anthranilate phosphoribosyltransferase yields METNVIKDVLSKLLDGNHLSKDEARQVMEEMMEGRATGVQIGSLLTALRIKGETIEEVTGFAETMRSKSYRVQTTNHPLLDTCGTGGDGANTFNISTASAIVAAAGNIRVAKHGNRAMSSKSGSADVLEALGVNINLDHNQAQICIDHVGICFMFAQKYHESMKNVATPRRELGFRTVFNMLGPLTNPANADRQLMGVFDRSKTELIASVLRELDLERALVVSSYDGLDEISISAPTQVSELKGGIINTYDITPDDLGLEGYPVEEIAGGDALENAEIIRSVFKGEKGARRNIILANAGACFYVFDHCSSLQEGVKIAANIIDSGEAFAKLEELVQFTKEISHDS; encoded by the coding sequence ATGGAAACGAATGTGATCAAAGATGTGTTGTCAAAATTGTTAGATGGAAACCATTTATCTAAAGATGAAGCTCGACAAGTGATGGAAGAAATGATGGAAGGTCGTGCAACAGGAGTACAAATCGGAAGCCTTTTAACTGCGTTAAGAATAAAAGGAGAAACGATTGAAGAAGTTACTGGTTTTGCTGAAACGATGAGGAGCAAATCCTACAGAGTTCAGACCACGAATCATCCATTGTTAGATACATGTGGAACAGGTGGGGATGGTGCGAATACGTTTAATATTTCCACAGCATCCGCCATTGTAGCAGCAGCAGGTAATATCCGTGTTGCGAAACATGGCAATCGTGCCATGTCTAGTAAAAGTGGAAGTGCAGATGTACTTGAAGCATTAGGAGTAAATATTAATCTAGATCATAATCAAGCACAAATATGTATTGATCATGTGGGTATATGTTTTATGTTTGCACAAAAATATCATGAATCCATGAAAAATGTTGCAACGCCAAGAAGAGAGCTTGGCTTTCGTACTGTATTTAATATGTTGGGTCCTTTAACGAACCCTGCAAATGCAGATCGACAGCTAATGGGGGTATTTGACCGTAGCAAAACGGAGCTTATTGCTTCTGTTTTACGTGAATTGGATTTAGAAAGAGCACTTGTCGTTTCTAGTTATGACGGATTAGATGAAATTAGTATCTCAGCTCCTACTCAAGTAAGTGAATTAAAAGGTGGAATTATAAACACATATGATATTACCCCAGATGATTTAGGGCTTGAGGGTTATCCCGTAGAAGAAATAGCAGGTGGAGATGCCTTAGAAAATGCAGAAATCATACGTTCTGTTTTTAAAGGCGAAAAAGGAGCTCGTAGAAATATTATATTGGCAAATGCAGGGGCTTGTTTTTATGTATTTGATCACTGTTCATCCCTACAGGAAGGTGTCAAAATCGCTGCCAATATAATTGATAGTGGGGAAGCATTTGCGAAACTAGAGGAACTAGTGCAATTTACAAAGGAGATAAGCCATGATTCTTGA
- the trpB gene encoding tryptophan synthase subunit beta: MFNVPDAQGRFGKFGGKYVPETLMNALIELEEAYKHYSKDQEFQDEIRYLLKQYSGRPTSLYYAERLSEHLGGAKIYLKREDLNHTGAHKINNTIGQGVLAKRMGKKKVIAETGAGQHGVASATVAALLGLECKVFMGEEDTKRQQLNVFRMNLLGAEVIPVTSGTRTLKDAGNETLRYWVSNVHDTFYILGSVVGPHPYPMMVRDFQRIIGEEARKQIIDAEGKLPDTVIACVGGGSNAIGIFHPFVNDFSVKLIGVEASGKGVHTDQHAATMTKGTHGVFQGSMSYLLQDEFGQVQPAHSISAGLDYPGVGPEHAYLKDTKRAEYVPITDEEALEALKLLSRTEGIIPALESAHAIAQTMKIAPIMDKDQVIVVSLSGRGDKDVESIMHYLEGDHYESD, translated from the coding sequence ATGTTTAATGTACCAGATGCACAAGGAAGATTCGGAAAATTCGGAGGGAAATACGTTCCAGAAACATTAATGAACGCGCTAATTGAGTTAGAAGAAGCATACAAACACTACTCAAAGGATCAAGAATTTCAAGATGAAATCCGTTATTTATTAAAACAATATTCTGGACGTCCCACTTCGTTATATTATGCTGAAAGATTGAGTGAACATCTCGGTGGTGCCAAGATTTATTTAAAACGTGAAGATTTAAATCATACAGGAGCACATAAAATTAATAACACAATTGGACAAGGTGTGCTCGCAAAAAGAATGGGTAAAAAGAAAGTTATAGCTGAAACTGGGGCTGGTCAGCATGGTGTAGCTTCAGCTACCGTAGCTGCATTATTAGGTTTGGAATGTAAAGTTTTTATGGGTGAAGAAGATACCAAAAGACAACAGCTCAACGTGTTTCGTATGAACTTATTAGGAGCAGAAGTGATACCAGTTACTTCAGGAACCCGTACCTTGAAGGATGCTGGGAATGAGACCTTACGATATTGGGTTAGCAATGTTCATGATACATTTTATATTTTGGGTTCTGTAGTAGGTCCTCATCCATATCCGATGATGGTACGTGATTTCCAAAGAATTATTGGTGAAGAAGCTAGAAAACAGATTATTGATGCAGAAGGAAAACTACCAGATACAGTGATTGCTTGTGTAGGTGGTGGGAGTAATGCAATAGGTATATTTCATCCATTTGTTAATGACTTTAGCGTGAAATTAATTGGTGTTGAAGCTTCGGGTAAAGGTGTTCATACTGATCAACATGCAGCAACGATGACAAAAGGAACACATGGGGTGTTCCAAGGTTCTATGAGTTATTTATTACAAGATGAATTCGGACAAGTTCAACCAGCTCATTCCATTTCAGCAGGTTTAGATTACCCTGGCGTAGGTCCCGAGCATGCCTATTTGAAAGATACAAAAAGAGCAGAGTATGTTCCCATTACGGATGAAGAAGCCTTGGAAGCATTAAAATTGTTAAGTAGAACAGAAGGCATCATTCCAGCTTTGGAAAGTGCTCATGCGATTGCTCAAACGATGAAAATCGCTCCCATAATGGATAAGGACCAAGTGATAGTTGTTAGTTTATCTGGGCGTGGAGATAAAGATGTTGAGTCTATTATGCATTACTTAGAGGGGGACCATTATGAATCTGATTGA
- the aroB gene encoding 3-dehydroquinate synthase yields the protein MKQLLVDLGDRSYPIYIGDGILDQISTYFGKHQINPRSPLMIITDDNIAPLHLKKVKDHLHESGYKVCEYIVPAGETSKSLTMLEKIIGVALDAGLDRKSSIVALGGGVVGDLAGFVAASFMRGIPFVQIPTTILAHDSSVGGKVAVNHPKAKNIIGAFHQPQMVLYDTSTLKTLPEREIKAGLSELIKHGLIWDAKFAEWNHTNAEKLLALDTEALEYALYNGCKIKAHVVSEDERENGLRAILNFGHTIGHALEAVSNYNELLHGEAIAIGMVGAAKLSVHLGYPERIYKETKSVFKKYGLPIQIPNHLNVDEIMEAMLHDKKFSEGQVVFTILKDIGEAHIQRGISIDLIREIVEHLRLEE from the coding sequence ATGAAACAATTACTTGTTGATTTGGGCGATCGTTCCTATCCTATATATATCGGTGATGGCATTTTAGATCAAATAAGTACTTATTTTGGGAAGCATCAGATTAACCCTCGCTCTCCACTAATGATTATTACAGATGACAATATTGCTCCTTTACATTTAAAGAAAGTAAAAGATCATTTACATGAGAGTGGCTATAAAGTTTGTGAATATATCGTTCCTGCTGGTGAGACTTCTAAATCTTTAACGATGCTTGAAAAAATTATTGGAGTTGCTTTAGATGCAGGTTTAGATCGGAAATCATCTATAGTTGCTTTGGGTGGAGGAGTGGTCGGAGATTTAGCTGGATTTGTAGCTGCAAGTTTTATGAGAGGAATCCCTTTTGTACAAATTCCAACAACTATTCTCGCTCATGATAGCAGCGTTGGCGGAAAGGTTGCAGTGAACCATCCGAAAGCAAAAAACATCATTGGAGCTTTCCATCAGCCCCAAATGGTTTTATATGATACTTCAACTTTAAAAACTCTTCCTGAGAGAGAAATTAAAGCAGGGTTATCTGAATTAATTAAACATGGTCTCATATGGGATGCTAAATTTGCAGAGTGGAATCATACAAACGCAGAAAAATTGTTAGCATTAGATACTGAAGCACTGGAATATGCACTATACAATGGATGTAAAATTAAAGCTCATGTTGTATCTGAAGATGAACGTGAAAATGGACTAAGAGCAATCTTAAACTTTGGACATACGATCGGACATGCTTTAGAAGCGGTATCGAACTACAATGAACTTTTACACGGTGAAGCGATAGCAATTGGCATGGTTGGCGCGGCAAAGTTATCTGTACACCTTGGATATCCAGAGCGTATTTACAAAGAAACAAAATCTGTTTTTAAAAAATATGGTTTGCCTATTCAAATTCCAAACCATTTAAATGTGGATGAGATTATGGAAGCTATGTTACATGATAAAAAATTTAGTGAAGGACAAGTAGTGTTTACAATATTAAAAGATATTGGAGAAGCGCATATTCAAAGAGGAATATCCATAGATTTGATTAGAGAGATAGTTGAACACTTAAGATTGGAGGAATAA
- the aroH gene encoding chorismate mutase: MYVRGIRGAITVEHNEETEILDATSELLKTIIKENDVKPDDICSVFVTVTHDITATFPARTIRQMSGWELVPLMCSLEIDVPGSLPRCIRLMVQINTTKQQNEMKHVYLSEATKLRPDLKPS; the protein is encoded by the coding sequence ATGTATGTTAGGGGAATACGAGGAGCAATTACGGTAGAGCATAACGAGGAGACCGAAATATTAGATGCTACTTCTGAATTATTAAAAACGATTATAAAGGAAAACGATGTGAAACCTGATGACATTTGTAGTGTGTTTGTCACGGTAACACATGATATTACTGCAACGTTTCCTGCTAGAACGATACGACAAATGAGTGGATGGGAGCTTGTACCTTTGATGTGTTCACTGGAAATCGATGTACCTGGAAGTTTGCCTAGATGTATTCGTTTAATGGTTCAGATCAACACAACAAAACAACAAAATGAAATGAAACATGTTTATTTGAGCGAAGCAACAAAACTTCGTCCTGATTTAAAACCAAGTTGA
- a CDS encoding phosphoribosylanthranilate isomerase has product MNNLVVKICGILDVPTIESMLNLPIDYIGFVFAKSRRQVTPGQVADMIQALGNHHIKVPETAGVFVNPSEQELEETVRHASLDIIQLHGQESPEFCKWVKQSLNVKVFKVFSNLHQIVMRDDSTNSYEQVDEECSKLLNPYVNQIDALMLDTYDPVVGGGTGETFNWELIPIVQRWTKKNNVPLIVAGGLDVDNVRSLISTYAPDGVDVSSGVETNRIKDVKKIKTFVERVRVNV; this is encoded by the coding sequence ATGAATAATCTAGTGGTAAAAATTTGTGGGATTTTAGATGTGCCAACAATTGAATCGATGTTAAATCTACCTATTGATTATATTGGTTTTGTATTTGCAAAAAGCAGGAGACAAGTAACACCCGGGCAAGTAGCTGATATGATTCAAGCTTTAGGAAATCATCATATCAAGGTTCCAGAAACCGCAGGTGTTTTTGTCAACCCAAGTGAACAAGAACTCGAAGAAACGGTTAGACATGCATCATTGGATATCATACAATTACATGGTCAAGAGTCACCTGAATTTTGTAAATGGGTGAAGCAATCTCTAAATGTAAAAGTATTTAAAGTTTTTTCAAACTTGCATCAGATTGTGATGAGGGATGATTCAACCAACTCATATGAACAAGTTGATGAAGAATGTTCAAAACTACTAAATCCATATGTAAATCAAATTGATGCGTTAATGTTGGACACTTATGATCCAGTTGTTGGTGGTGGAACTGGAGAAACCTTTAATTGGGAATTGATTCCAATTGTTCAACGATGGACGAAGAAAAATAATGTCCCTTTGATCGTTGCAGGAGGACTAGATGTAGATAATGTAAGGTCATTAATTTCAACTTATGCTCCAGATGGAGTGGATGTATCAAGTGGAGTTGAAACCAATCGAATAAAAGATGTCAAAAAAATAAAAACCTTTGTTGAAAGGGTGAGAGTAAATGTTTAA
- the trpC gene encoding indole-3-glycerol phosphate synthase TrpC codes for MILDQIVATKKEEVERLKSAFSIRNYKNIISTLPPCKGFEKALTKTKNRSMGLIAEVKKASPSKGLIREDFNPVEIAKSYEKAGADCLSVLTDEQYFQGSIKYLKQVREVVNLPLLRKEFIIDPLQIYEARIIGADAILLIAALLTMEQMRELTKLSTDLGMDTLIEVHDLEELEQVLSLDVSLIGINNRNLKTFETDIQTTETLITHIPKEVTVVSESGISNASQIKHLLIKGAGAVLVGEHFMRQDSVELAVNQLMGDRS; via the coding sequence ATGATTCTTGATCAAATTGTAGCAACGAAAAAAGAAGAAGTTGAACGTTTAAAAAGTGCATTTTCCATAAGGAATTATAAAAACATTATTTCGACCTTACCTCCTTGTAAAGGATTCGAAAAAGCGCTAACGAAAACTAAAAATAGATCTATGGGTTTGATTGCAGAAGTCAAAAAAGCATCACCTTCCAAAGGTTTAATTCGTGAAGATTTTAACCCTGTTGAAATCGCAAAAAGTTATGAAAAAGCTGGAGCGGACTGCCTCTCCGTATTAACTGATGAGCAATATTTTCAAGGATCTATAAAGTATTTAAAGCAAGTTAGAGAAGTAGTGAATCTCCCCCTTTTGAGGAAGGAATTTATTATTGATCCTTTACAAATATATGAGGCCAGAATTATTGGAGCAGATGCGATTCTTTTAATAGCAGCATTACTAACGATGGAACAGATGCGTGAATTAACAAAATTATCAACTGATTTAGGAATGGATACATTGATAGAAGTTCATGATTTAGAAGAATTAGAACAAGTTCTATCATTGGATGTATCTTTAATTGGGATCAACAACCGCAATCTAAAAACCTTTGAAACAGACATTCAAACTACGGAAACTTTAATCACACATATTCCGAAAGAGGTGACAGTAGTTAGTGAAAGTGGGATTTCAAATGCATCACAAATAAAACACCTATTGATCAAAGGTGCTGGAGCAGTACTTGTAGGTGAACATTTTATGAGACAAGATAGTGTAGAACTGGCAGTAAATCAGCTTATGGGAGATAGATCATGA
- the trpA gene encoding tryptophan synthase subunit alpha: protein MNLIDQKFNELKKQDKTALIPFLTMGDPDIETSIQIIKELEKAGADIVELGVPYSDPLADGPVIQRASQRALKHNINIQSCLEIAKKARQENVSLPFILFTYYNPVLQFGLESFFEKLQVHQISGVIIPDLPIEEDEEVRAISERYQIHLVPLVAPTSKDRITSISKKAAGFVYCVSSLGVTGVRSSFYDGIDDFISLVKQSTDLPVAIGFGISTSEQFSKFAKNCDGVVVGSAIVRNIEEQLPLLQSEETKEKGLLQIREFVAQLKE, encoded by the coding sequence ATGAATCTGATTGATCAAAAATTTAATGAACTTAAAAAACAGGACAAAACCGCTCTAATTCCATTTTTAACGATGGGAGATCCTGATATAGAAACCTCCATTCAAATTATTAAAGAATTAGAAAAGGCTGGAGCTGATATTGTTGAATTAGGCGTTCCTTATTCAGATCCGTTAGCTGATGGTCCAGTGATTCAAAGAGCTTCTCAACGAGCACTGAAACATAATATCAACATCCAAAGCTGTTTGGAAATTGCAAAAAAAGCTAGACAAGAAAATGTATCTCTACCATTTATACTTTTCACGTACTATAATCCTGTTTTGCAATTTGGACTTGAATCTTTTTTTGAGAAATTACAGGTACATCAAATTAGCGGAGTCATTATACCTGATCTACCGATTGAAGAAGATGAAGAAGTCAGAGCTATATCTGAACGATATCAAATTCATCTCGTACCACTTGTGGCACCAACGTCAAAAGATAGAATTACTAGTATCTCAAAAAAAGCAGCGGGATTTGTATACTGTGTGTCTTCATTAGGTGTAACGGGAGTTCGTTCATCCTTTTATGATGGCATTGATGATTTTATATCTCTTGTAAAACAATCAACTGATTTACCAGTAGCTATAGGTTTCGGGATATCTACAAGTGAGCAGTTTTCTAAATTTGCAAAGAACTGTGATGGTGTTGTAGTAGGAAGTGCAATCGTTCGTAATATAGAGGAACAACTACCGTTACTGCAATCTGAAGAAACGAAAGAAAAAGGGCTATTGCAAATTCGTGAATTTGTGGCACAATTAAAAGAATAG
- the trpE gene encoding anthranilate synthase component I: MYYPKITKVKELARKYNLIPIVRDILADIETPIRVFNHFHQERNAFLLESVEGGVNWARYSFIGKNPFLIIQGKNGNITINKHGKKQNVKDQPIEALKQLLSSYSSPALPDLPRFTGGAVGFFGYDLLQYYENLPAHDIDDLQMNDIQFMFCDEVIVFDHFKQQVKIIANVHVPNQATEMEIERAYSETCRRIDETILRLQEPLAVPPMAHNQIPDVDLERIQSNVTKNQFMNNVEAAKEYIRAGDIFQVVLSQRFEIETEISPLHVYRVLRTMNPSPYMYYLKMEDEIIVGTSPESLVRVEGGRVQTKPIAGTRPRGETEELDLQFEKDLLSDPKELAEHLMLVDLGRNDIGRVAEFSTVECDTFMEIERYSHVMHIVSNVSGKLRDDKDFFDAFISCLPAGTVSGAPKLRAMEIIAEFENEARGAYAGAIGYLGFSGNLDTCITIRTIIFKNGKAYVQAGAGIVWDSVPEKEYEETVNKAKALLKAIRLAEVWFNKEQSNLVNQDYY; encoded by the coding sequence ATGTATTATCCAAAAATAACAAAAGTGAAGGAACTAGCAAGAAAATATAATTTAATACCCATTGTACGTGACATATTAGCTGATATTGAAACCCCAATACGAGTTTTTAACCATTTTCATCAAGAGAGAAATGCTTTTTTATTAGAGAGTGTTGAGGGAGGGGTAAATTGGGCTAGATATTCCTTCATAGGTAAAAATCCATTCTTAATTATCCAAGGTAAAAATGGAAACATAACGATTAACAAACATGGTAAAAAACAAAATGTGAAAGATCAGCCTATTGAAGCTTTGAAACAACTGCTTAGTTCATATTCTAGTCCGGCATTACCTGATTTGCCAAGATTCACAGGGGGAGCAGTTGGCTTTTTTGGATATGACTTATTACAATATTACGAAAATCTCCCTGCACATGACATCGATGATTTGCAAATGAATGATATACAATTTATGTTTTGTGACGAAGTGATTGTTTTTGACCATTTTAAACAACAGGTAAAAATTATTGCTAATGTACATGTGCCAAATCAGGCAACAGAAATGGAAATTGAGAGAGCATATAGTGAAACATGCAGACGTATTGATGAGACTATTTTAAGATTACAAGAACCTTTAGCAGTGCCACCGATGGCGCATAATCAAATACCTGATGTAGATTTAGAACGTATACAATCTAATGTAACCAAAAATCAATTTATGAATAATGTGGAAGCAGCAAAGGAATACATTCGGGCAGGAGATATTTTTCAAGTTGTGCTTTCTCAAAGGTTTGAAATTGAAACAGAAATTTCACCATTACATGTATATCGGGTGCTTAGAACCATGAATCCTTCACCATATATGTATTATTTAAAAATGGAAGATGAGATCATTGTAGGAACTTCTCCTGAATCTCTAGTGAGAGTTGAAGGAGGTCGTGTCCAAACTAAACCGATTGCAGGTACGAGACCAAGAGGGGAAACAGAAGAATTAGATTTACAGTTCGAAAAGGATCTTCTTTCTGACCCTAAAGAATTAGCTGAACACCTTATGTTAGTTGACTTAGGTCGAAATGACATCGGACGAGTGGCAGAGTTCAGTACTGTAGAATGTGATACGTTTATGGAAATAGAAAGGTATTCACACGTAATGCATATAGTATCCAACGTGTCTGGAAAACTTAGAGACGACAAAGATTTTTTTGATGCTTTTATTTCTTGCTTACCAGCAGGAACAGTATCAGGTGCTCCTAAATTAAGAGCGATGGAAATTATAGCTGAATTTGAAAATGAAGCTAGGGGAGCTTATGCAGGGGCAATCGGTTATTTAGGGTTTTCGGGCAATTTAGATACCTGTATTACCATTCGTACGATTATTTTTAAAAATGGAAAAGCTTATGTGCAAGCAGGTGCTGGTATCGTGTGGGATTCAGTTCCAGAAAAGGAATATGAAGAAACAGTCAATAAGGCAAAAGCACTGCTTAAAGCAATTCGATTGGCTGAGGTGTGGTTTAACAAAGAGCAATCTAATCTAGTGAATCAGGATTATTATTAA
- the hisC gene encoding histidinol-phosphate transaminase: MHPKSNIVHLPVYKPGKSTDEVKTEYGLEKIIKLASNENPYGFSSNVKEALMTEFENTNIYPDGASTKLIEKLSEFYNVSPNQLIIGAGSDEVILMIARAFLVKGDETIMATPTFPQYKHNAEIEGAVSIEVPLKEGTHDLNEMLTRISTNTKIIWICCPNNPTGTINHHEEVKSFLSKVPSDVLVVFDEAYAEYNEQNEFPDSLSLLKQFKNFVVLRTFSKIYGLASLRIGYGIGHPDVIHTINQVREPFNTTSFAQTAALAAVEDQDFIKDCRKKNKIGLAYLTDQFKNMELSYYPAYGNFVMVDVKKQADQVFQGLLQKGIIVRGGHQLGFPTSLRVTIGSQEQNEEFIEALKSVLKEVN, encoded by the coding sequence ATGCATCCAAAGTCCAATATTGTTCATTTACCAGTTTATAAACCTGGAAAATCTACCGACGAAGTAAAAACAGAATATGGTTTAGAAAAAATCATTAAACTTGCTTCAAATGAAAATCCATATGGTTTTTCTAGCAATGTAAAAGAAGCTTTAATGACAGAATTTGAGAATACAAATATATATCCTGACGGTGCTAGTACAAAACTAATTGAAAAGTTAAGTGAGTTTTATAATGTATCTCCTAATCAATTGATTATTGGAGCAGGTTCAGATGAAGTCATATTAATGATTGCACGTGCCTTTCTTGTAAAAGGAGACGAAACCATTATGGCGACTCCTACATTTCCACAATACAAACATAATGCTGAAATCGAAGGGGCAGTTTCTATTGAAGTTCCTTTAAAAGAAGGAACACATGATTTAAATGAAATGTTAACAAGAATCTCAACGAATACAAAGATCATTTGGATTTGTTGCCCAAACAATCCAACAGGAACCATAAATCATCATGAAGAAGTGAAAAGCTTCCTCTCTAAAGTACCAAGTGATGTGCTTGTCGTATTTGATGAAGCATATGCAGAATACAATGAGCAGAATGAATTTCCTGACAGTTTGTCGCTATTAAAACAATTTAAAAACTTCGTTGTTTTAAGGACTTTTTCAAAAATTTATGGATTAGCCTCTCTAAGAATCGGTTATGGAATTGGACATCCAGATGTTATTCATACGATCAATCAAGTGCGAGAACCATTTAATACTACAAGTTTTGCTCAAACTGCTGCATTAGCGGCAGTAGAAGATCAGGATTTTATTAAAGATTGTCGTAAGAAAAATAAAATAGGTTTAGCTTATTTAACAGACCAGTTTAAGAACATGGAGTTATCCTACTATCCTGCATATGGAAATTTTGTGATGGTTGATGTAAAAAAACAGGCGGATCAAGTTTTTCAAGGTTTACTCCAAAAAGGGATTATCGTTCGTGGTGGTCACCAACTTGGCTTTCCTACCTCTTTACGTGTTACGATAGGATCACAAGAACAAAATGAAGAGTTCATAGAAGCATTAAAATCAGTATTAAAAGAAGTGAATTAA